Proteins encoded together in one Deltaproteobacteria bacterium window:
- the gmd gene encoding GDP-mannose 4,6-dehydratase encodes MAKVALITGITGQDGAYLAELLLNKGYIVHGIKRRSSLFNTARIDHLYQHPHTKDRKFILHHGDMTDTSSLVSAIRKSSPDEVYNLAAQSHVAVSFEEPEYTAESDGVGVLRLLEAVRILGLQDKTRVYQASTSEMFGKVRETPQTELTPFYPRSPYGAAKVYAHWVVVNYRESYGMYACNGICFNHESPIRGETFVTRKVTRALARIKLGTQDKLFLGNMDARRDWGHARDYVEAMWMMLQQDEPDDFVIATGEQHSVREFVQLAADELEIPLRFEGEGLDEKGITTDGRVIVEVEPRYFRPAEVETLLGDPSKAKEKLGWTAKTSFEDLVRDMARNDFKIAKREHEMAKD; translated from the coding sequence ATGGCAAAGGTTGCACTCATAACTGGGATTACGGGGCAAGATGGCGCCTATCTGGCAGAACTCTTGTTGAACAAAGGTTACATCGTTCACGGAATAAAACGTCGTTCCTCGCTCTTTAACACGGCGAGAATTGACCACCTTTACCAACACCCCCATACAAAAGATCGGAAATTCATCCTCCACCATGGTGATATGACCGATACGTCGAGTCTTGTGAGTGCAATTCGCAAGTCTTCACCAGACGAAGTTTACAACCTCGCAGCTCAAAGTCATGTGGCGGTTTCTTTCGAGGAGCCAGAGTATACGGCCGAGTCAGACGGTGTCGGTGTCCTTCGCTTATTAGAAGCGGTGCGCATACTCGGCCTGCAAGATAAGACTCGAGTTTATCAGGCTTCAACATCGGAGATGTTTGGGAAGGTTCGTGAAACCCCTCAAACGGAATTGACGCCGTTTTACCCGCGCTCACCTTATGGGGCTGCGAAAGTTTACGCGCACTGGGTTGTGGTGAATTACCGAGAGTCTTACGGAATGTATGCATGCAATGGGATTTGCTTTAACCATGAGTCGCCCATTCGTGGAGAAACTTTTGTCACCCGTAAGGTCACCCGTGCACTGGCGCGCATTAAGCTAGGTACACAGGATAAACTTTTCTTAGGTAATATGGATGCACGTCGTGATTGGGGGCATGCACGCGACTACGTCGAGGCCATGTGGATGATGTTGCAACAAGACGAACCCGATGATTTCGTGATCGCTACAGGTGAACAGCATTCGGTAAGAGAGTTCGTTCAGCTCGCGGCCGATGAGTTGGAAATCCCTCTGCGTTTTGAAGGTGAGGGCCTTGATGAAAAAGGCATCACCACCGATGGCCGGGTGATTGTTGAGGTAGAGCCGCGTTATTTTCGTCCCGCTGAAGTGGAGACGCTTTTGGGAGACCCGTCTAAGGCCAAAGAGAAGCTTGGATGGACCGCGAAAACAAGCTTTGAAGATTTGGTGCGAGATATGGCGCGCAATGATTTTAAGATAGCCAAGCGTGAGCACGAGATGGCAAAGGACTGA